A section of the Agrobacterium tumefaciens genome encodes:
- a CDS encoding glycosyltransferase family 2 protein, producing the protein MFMQAFRAPFPAISNNVCSAHADGCDGASVKPIPDFAVIVPMHNEEASVETLVGEIVAACRPVGDFEIVVVDDASSDGTVGAVLSLADDYPMLRLVRHDRQGGQSAAIHSGVQAARAPIVCMLDGDGQNPPDNLPTLLGPLLSATAPQRLGLVAGQRVGRRDTLAKRLSSRFANQLRARILKDGTRDTGCGLKAFRRDAYLALPYFDHHHRYFPALFSRDGWQVAHVDVTHRPRLHGNSHYTNIGRALVGIYDLIGVAWLLRRRKRSNWAETFITETSP; encoded by the coding sequence ATATTCATGCAAGCTTTCCGCGCTCCTTTCCCCGCTATCAGCAATAATGTCTGCAGCGCCCATGCGGATGGATGTGACGGAGCCAGCGTGAAACCCATTCCGGATTTCGCCGTGATCGTGCCCATGCACAACGAAGAAGCGAGTGTCGAGACGCTCGTCGGTGAGATCGTTGCCGCCTGCAGGCCCGTCGGCGATTTCGAAATTGTGGTCGTGGACGATGCTTCCTCCGACGGCACGGTCGGAGCGGTGCTTTCGCTCGCAGATGATTACCCGATGTTGCGGCTGGTGCGGCATGACCGTCAGGGCGGCCAATCGGCGGCGATCCACAGTGGTGTTCAGGCAGCGCGAGCGCCGATCGTCTGCATGCTCGATGGCGACGGCCAGAACCCGCCCGACAATCTGCCAACACTTCTTGGGCCTCTTCTTTCAGCCACCGCACCGCAACGGCTGGGCCTTGTCGCCGGCCAACGCGTCGGCAGGCGGGATACGCTTGCAAAGCGGCTGTCCTCGCGCTTTGCAAATCAGCTGCGCGCCCGCATCCTGAAGGATGGCACGCGCGATACTGGCTGCGGCCTCAAAGCATTCCGGCGCGACGCCTATCTCGCCTTGCCCTATTTCGATCATCACCACCGCTATTTCCCGGCACTCTTTAGCCGCGATGGCTGGCAGGTCGCCCATGTCGACGTCACGCATCGGCCGCGGCTGCACGGCAACTCCCACTATACCAATATCGGCCGCGCGCTTGTCGGTATTTACGATCTCATCGGCGTGGCGTGGCTGCTGCGTCGGCGAAAGCGCTCGAATTGGGCGGAAACCTTCATAACGGAGACGTCGCCGTGA
- a CDS encoding lipid-A-disaccharide synthase N-terminal domain-containing protein gives MLHVNSWEEFLWVCTGFMGQMLFTARFLLQWISSERANRSVMPVAFWYFSVLGGLVLLSYAVWRRDPVFVIGQASGLLIYFRNLWLIHAERRQHA, from the coding sequence ATGCTGCATGTGAACAGCTGGGAGGAGTTTCTGTGGGTTTGCACGGGCTTCATGGGCCAGATGCTGTTCACCGCCCGCTTCCTGCTTCAGTGGATCTCCTCTGAGCGGGCAAATCGTTCGGTCATGCCCGTGGCCTTCTGGTATTTTTCCGTTCTTGGCGGTCTGGTGCTGTTGTCCTATGCCGTCTGGCGGCGCGACCCGGTCTTCGTCATCGGCCAGGCATCCGGCCTTCTCATCTATTTCAGAAATCTCTGGTTGATCCATGCAGAACGCCGCCAGCATGCATGA